In Halosegnis marinus, one genomic interval encodes:
- the glmS gene encoding glutamine--fructose-6-phosphate transaminase (isomerizing), translating into MCGIVGCVGRGDDTLDTLVSGLDTLEYRGYDSAGVALAGPGLDVVKKVGELDALREVLESESPSGRVGVGHTRWSTHGPPTDANAHPHTDCAGEVAVVHNGIIENYQSLRDELAAEGHEFVSDTDTEVVPHLVERELAEGADPEDAVRAAVSRLEGSFAVAVVIEDVEAVFAARQDSPLVLGVGDGATYLASDVPAFRRYTDRVVYLDDGEFARLDADGYAVTSLDGEPREKSVHTVEWDAEATGKSGYDHFMLKEIHEQPRALRQCLQGRVDELGGRVSLDLDLDVERVQFVACGTSYHAALYGAALFRAAGVPAQAFFAHEYAVATPPIEDDLVVGVSQSGETADTLSALREARGRGARTLAVTNVVGSTMARECDDALYIRSGPEIGVAASKTFSAQLAALNLLALHTVGAGDDDRREVIAALRDLPGDVQALLDDTDAEAVAREYVDSDGFFFIGRDKSHPVALEGALKLKEISYAHAEGFPAGELKHGTLALVTEDTPVFAVVTGDGEAARKTIGNVKEVEARGAPVVAVTDGESDVARYADHVLEVPETHARTAAVLANIQLQLVAYHVANELGRSIDKPRNLAKSVTVE; encoded by the coding sequence ATGTGCGGCATCGTGGGCTGTGTCGGCCGCGGCGACGACACCCTCGACACGCTCGTCTCGGGGCTCGACACGCTCGAATACCGCGGCTACGACTCGGCGGGCGTCGCGCTCGCCGGCCCGGGGCTCGACGTCGTGAAGAAGGTCGGCGAACTCGACGCGCTCCGCGAGGTGCTCGAATCCGAGTCGCCCTCGGGCCGGGTCGGCGTCGGCCACACCCGCTGGTCCACCCACGGCCCGCCGACGGACGCGAACGCCCACCCGCACACCGACTGCGCGGGCGAGGTCGCCGTCGTCCACAACGGCATCATCGAGAACTACCAGTCGCTGCGCGACGAACTCGCCGCCGAGGGGCACGAGTTCGTCTCCGACACGGACACGGAGGTCGTCCCCCACCTCGTCGAGCGGGAACTCGCCGAGGGGGCAGACCCCGAGGACGCCGTCCGCGCGGCCGTCTCGCGGCTGGAAGGGAGCTTCGCCGTCGCCGTGGTCATCGAGGACGTCGAGGCCGTCTTCGCCGCCCGGCAGGACTCCCCGCTCGTGCTCGGCGTCGGCGACGGCGCGACCTACCTCGCCTCCGACGTGCCCGCCTTCCGGCGCTACACCGACCGCGTCGTCTACCTCGACGACGGGGAGTTCGCCCGCCTCGACGCCGACGGCTACGCCGTCACGAGCCTCGACGGCGAGCCCCGCGAGAAGTCGGTCCACACCGTCGAGTGGGACGCCGAGGCGACCGGGAAGTCCGGCTACGACCACTTCATGCTCAAGGAGATACACGAACAGCCCCGCGCCCTCCGGCAGTGTCTCCAGGGTCGGGTGGACGAACTCGGCGGCCGGGTGTCGCTCGACCTCGACCTCGACGTCGAGCGCGTCCAGTTCGTCGCCTGCGGCACCTCGTATCACGCGGCGCTGTACGGCGCGGCGCTGTTCCGCGCCGCGGGCGTCCCGGCACAGGCCTTCTTCGCCCACGAGTACGCCGTCGCCACGCCGCCCATCGAGGACGACCTCGTCGTCGGGGTTTCTCAATCGGGGGAGACGGCCGACACCCTCTCCGCGCTCCGCGAGGCGCGGGGCCGCGGGGCGCGGACCCTCGCGGTCACCAACGTCGTCGGCTCCACGATGGCCCGCGAGTGCGACGACGCGCTGTACATCCGTTCCGGCCCCGAGATCGGCGTCGCGGCCTCCAAGACGTTCTCCGCGCAGTTGGCGGCGCTCAATCTGCTGGCGCTCCACACCGTCGGCGCGGGCGACGACGACCGCCGCGAGGTCATCGCCGCCCTGCGCGACCTGCCGGGGGACGTGCAGGCGCTGCTCGACGACACCGACGCCGAGGCCGTCGCCCGCGAGTACGTGGACAGCGACGGCTTCTTCTTCATCGGCCGGGACAAGAGCCACCCCGTCGCGCTGGAGGGCGCCCTGAAGCTCAAGGAGATATCCTACGCCCACGCCGAGGGGTTCCCCGCGGGCGAACTCAAACACGGGACGCTGGCGCTCGTCACGGAGGACACGCCCGTCTTCGCCGTCGTCACGGGCGACGGCGAGGCGGCGCGCAAGACCATCGGGAACGTGAAGGAGGTGGAGGCGCGCGGCGCGCCCGTCGTCGCCGTCACCGACGGGGAGAGCGACGTGGCCCGCTACGCCGACCACGTGCTGGAGGTGCCGGAGACGCACGCCCGGACCGCCGCGGTCCTCGCGAACATCCAGCTCCAGCTCGTCGCCTACCACGTCGCGAACGAACTCGGCCGCTCCATCGACAAGCCGCGCAACCTCGCGAAGAGCGTCACCGTCGAGTGA
- a CDS encoding UPF0058 family protein, giving the protein MHKQELLHLHALFAEVRSFAETELDATVDADGYERLDVRSNAVGASRADHEDATFALAAALDDALDDGNATDGTAAPEATADRGVTRR; this is encoded by the coding sequence ATGCACAAACAGGAACTGCTCCACCTCCACGCGCTGTTCGCCGAGGTCCGGTCGTTCGCGGAGACCGAACTCGACGCGACGGTCGACGCCGACGGCTACGAGCGGCTGGACGTGCGGTCCAACGCCGTCGGCGCGTCGCGGGCCGACCACGAGGACGCGACGTTCGCGCTGGCGGCGGCGCTCGACGATGCGCTGGACGACGGGAACGCGACGGACGGGACGGCCGCCCCCGAAGCGACCGCCGACCGAGGCGTCACTCGACGGTGA
- the coxB gene encoding cytochrome c oxidase subunit II, translating into MSRPARRLAAAAAALVALLLLAEPVAAQSANRDLFDGLNRQLLYVALPLTAFVEIILVYAVVRFRNNDDPKPTSSDPALEITWTAATAVILLFVFVAAFTVLASPYMSATGTAAAQPTTAGEMPDDAVEIRVLGYQYGWEVRYPGANLTTQGELVVPTDREVYLNMSSADVIHSLFVPRWGIKQDVFPTRRAYVRTNVTAAGTVRLYCTELCGVGHSRMTGNATAVAPERYAAWLAANEDGRNVRDVPTANATSTNATA; encoded by the coding sequence ATGTCCCGTCCGGCCCGTCGGCTCGCCGCCGCGGCGGCCGCGCTCGTCGCCCTCCTCCTCCTCGCGGAGCCGGTCGCGGCCCAGTCGGCGAACCGCGACCTCTTCGACGGGCTGAACCGTCAACTGCTGTACGTCGCCCTCCCGCTGACGGCGTTCGTCGAGATAATCCTCGTGTACGCCGTCGTCCGGTTCCGGAACAACGACGACCCGAAGCCCACCTCGTCGGACCCGGCGCTCGAGATCACGTGGACCGCCGCGACGGCGGTCATCCTGCTGTTCGTCTTCGTCGCCGCGTTCACCGTCCTCGCGTCGCCGTACATGTCCGCGACGGGGACGGCCGCCGCCCAGCCCACGACCGCCGGCGAGATGCCCGACGACGCCGTCGAGATACGCGTCCTCGGCTACCAGTACGGCTGGGAGGTTCGCTACCCCGGCGCGAACCTCACGACGCAGGGCGAACTCGTCGTCCCGACCGACCGGGAGGTGTACCTCAACATGTCCTCGGCCGACGTCATCCACTCGCTGTTCGTCCCGCGGTGGGGCATCAAACAGGACGTGTTCCCGACGCGGCGCGCCTACGTCCGGACGAACGTCACCGCGGCGGGGACGGTGCGGCTCTACTGTACGGAGCTGTGCGGCGTCGGCCACTCGCGGATGACGGGCAACGCAACGGCCGTCGCCCCCGAGCGGTACGCCGCGTGGCTCGCGGCGAACGAGGACGGCCGGAACGTCCGCGACGTCCCGACGGCGAACGCGACATCGACGAACGCGACGGCGTAG
- a CDS encoding DUF6789 family protein produces MNRYLVTGAGLLVLLGFVCALAVVGSRRSGGDEGRVAASDGGYAPGHREGIDLSAGWLWNGLVRWTTTTDHKDIGILYIVFGTVAAFWGGLDGMMMRLELLTPAADVWSEATYNALFTTHGLTMLIFFVLPVFFGIGNYVLPLLIDADDMAFPRVNAVGFWLLPPALLLVRAGIFFQVGGQVLGFFLPPEEIALLLSVEEVGVGWTLYTPLSATSENPQITTLLLGLHLSGVATTVGAINFIATVVHERGPGITWANLDILSWNLLTTSAIALFAFPLLGSALVMLILDRTFGTAFFAVGNGGPVLWQHLFWFWGHPEVYIIFLPATGLLSTILPKFVGRKLFGFRFVVYSTLGIAVMSFGVWAHHMFVSGVDPRVKASFMAISLAIAVPSAIKTFNWLTTMWDGNVRLTAPMILCVGSIGTFVVGGVTGVFLAAVPIDVVYHGTYYVVGHFHLIVMGIIPYMMMAAGYYWYPLLTGRFYDRRLARFQSWLLVVGTTVTFGTLVVLGLLELPRRYANYPAEFAPLQQVASIGAFLIGMAVLLWLYNMVWSYWHGDPVESGDPWDLKATDQFTREWQWFESRLESRYGMQPTTPDAVRPSATADPDAGSPQFAKGVGSLAENTGRTVAGGLLAGFVGTMLMSGALFAAVAIGVFDTGSFAELAALAGLGDSVALGYTVFLLGGTTTWALLFLALQEYLPGRLRVGTGLAYATVMSLGFMIAFYSGQTGLALVGYVGFALVAHWLYGFGLAVVLEFLELRRTRRL; encoded by the coding sequence GTGAACCGCTATCTCGTCACCGGGGCCGGTCTGCTCGTCCTGCTGGGGTTCGTCTGTGCGCTCGCGGTCGTCGGGAGCCGGCGGTCCGGCGGCGACGAGGGGCGCGTCGCCGCCTCCGACGGGGGCTACGCGCCGGGCCACCGCGAGGGCATCGACCTCTCCGCCGGGTGGCTGTGGAACGGCCTCGTCCGGTGGACGACGACGACCGACCACAAGGACATCGGGATCCTGTACATCGTCTTCGGGACGGTCGCGGCGTTCTGGGGCGGCCTCGACGGGATGATGATGCGTCTCGAACTGCTGACGCCCGCCGCCGACGTGTGGAGCGAGGCGACGTACAACGCCCTCTTCACGACCCACGGGCTGACGATGCTCATCTTCTTCGTCCTCCCCGTGTTCTTCGGCATCGGCAACTACGTCCTCCCGCTGCTCATCGACGCCGACGACATGGCGTTCCCGCGGGTGAACGCCGTCGGCTTCTGGCTCCTCCCGCCCGCGCTGTTGCTCGTCCGCGCGGGCATCTTCTTCCAGGTCGGCGGGCAGGTGCTCGGCTTCTTCCTCCCGCCCGAGGAGATAGCCCTCCTGCTGTCGGTCGAGGAGGTCGGCGTCGGCTGGACGCTGTACACGCCGCTGTCGGCGACGAGCGAGAACCCGCAGATAACGACCCTCCTCCTGGGGCTCCACCTCTCCGGCGTCGCCACGACCGTCGGCGCCATCAACTTCATCGCGACCGTCGTCCACGAGCGCGGGCCGGGTATCACCTGGGCGAACCTCGACATCCTCTCGTGGAACCTCCTGACGACGAGCGCCATCGCGCTGTTCGCCTTCCCCCTCCTCGGGAGCGCGCTCGTCATGCTCATCCTCGACCGGACCTTCGGGACGGCCTTCTTCGCCGTCGGGAACGGCGGGCCGGTCCTCTGGCAACACCTCTTCTGGTTCTGGGGCCACCCCGAGGTGTACATCATCTTCCTCCCCGCGACGGGGCTGCTCTCGACGATACTGCCGAAGTTCGTCGGCCGGAAGCTGTTCGGCTTCCGCTTCGTCGTCTACTCGACGCTCGGCATCGCGGTGATGAGCTTCGGCGTCTGGGCCCACCACATGTTCGTCTCCGGCGTGGACCCCCGTGTGAAGGCCTCCTTCATGGCTATCTCGCTCGCCATCGCCGTTCCGTCCGCGATCAAGACGTTCAACTGGCTCACGACGATGTGGGACGGGAACGTCCGGCTGACCGCGCCGATGATACTGTGTGTCGGCTCCATCGGCACCTTCGTCGTCGGGGGCGTGACGGGCGTGTTCCTCGCCGCGGTCCCCATCGACGTGGTGTACCACGGCACCTACTACGTCGTCGGCCACTTCCACCTCATCGTGATGGGCATCATCCCGTACATGATGATGGCCGCGGGCTACTACTGGTACCCCCTGCTGACGGGGCGCTTCTACGACCGCCGGCTGGCGCGCTTCCAGTCGTGGCTCCTCGTCGTCGGCACGACGGTCACGTTCGGCACGCTCGTCGTCCTCGGCCTGCTCGAACTGCCGCGCCGCTACGCGAACTACCCCGCCGAGTTCGCCCCGCTCCAGCAGGTCGCCTCTATCGGCGCGTTCCTCATCGGGATGGCCGTCCTCCTGTGGCTCTACAACATGGTGTGGTCCTACTGGCACGGCGACCCCGTCGAGAGCGGCGACCCGTGGGACCTGAAGGCCACCGACCAGTTCACCCGCGAGTGGCAGTGGTTCGAGTCGCGGCTCGAATCGCGCTACGGGATGCAGCCGACGACGCCCGACGCGGTCAGGCCCTCCGCGACCGCCGACCCCGACGCCGGGAGCCCGCAGTTCGCGAAGGGCGTCGGCTCGCTCGCGGAGAACACCGGCCGGACGGTCGCGGGCGGCCTGCTCGCCGGCTTCGTCGGCACGATGTTGATGTCCGGCGCGCTGTTCGCCGCGGTCGCCATCGGCGTCTTCGACACCGGGAGCTTCGCCGAACTCGCCGCGCTCGCCGGCCTCGGCGACAGCGTCGCGCTCGGCTACACCGTGTTCCTGCTCGGCGGGACGACGACGTGGGCCCTGCTCTTCCTCGCCCTGCAGGAGTACCTCCCCGGTCGCCTGCGCGTCGGCACCGGCCTCGCGTACGCGACGGTGATGTCGCTCGGCTTCATGATAGCCTTCTACTCCGGACAGACGGGGCTGGCGCTGGTCGGCTACGTCGGCTTCGCGCTCGTCGCCCACTGGCTCTACGGCTTCGGGCTGGCCGTCGTACTGGAGTTCCTCGAACTGCGGCGCACGAGGCGGCTATGA